From the genome of Globicephala melas chromosome 11, mGloMel1.2, whole genome shotgun sequence, one region includes:
- the BTNL2 gene encoding butyrophilin-like protein 2 codes for MVDFPGYSLSGVVASFFFVLLSMKQSDDFRVIGSAHPTLVMVGEDALLTCQLLPKRTTMHMEVRWYHSELSTPVFLYRDGAEVTEMQMEEYRGRVEWIEDNVTEGSVALKIHNIRPSDHGQYWCRFQEGNYCGETSLLLNVAGLGSDPYIHMDGSVESGLQLVCTAKGWFPEPQISWQDIRGEKLLTISKHSIQDEDGLFYVESTLVVRNVSTEIVSCFIHSPTLTEERGSDISIPEKLQTELASLKVIGPSQPILVRVGEDIQLTCSLSPKTDAQSMEVRWVRSHRYPAVYVYMDGDDVAGEQMAEYRGRTALVSDAINEGRLTLQINNARTSDDGKYQCLFEKDGVYQEADLDLKIIGLGSSPRISMEALKDGETKLKCTSEGWFPQPHVQWRDMEGKTIPSVSQDLTQGSQGLFHVEAFLLVKSSSVVNVTCSVSNPLLGEEKMTTFSPSEPGMTFSWKILLILGLLPLVGAVGLIWRKSCRKEPQKHLQGKHKDLEEVLKSSEV; via the exons ATGGTGGATTTTCCAGGGTACAGTCTGTCTGGTGTAGTTGCCTCCTTTTTCTTTGTACTGCTCAGCATGAAGCAGTCAG ATGACTTTAGAGTGATTGGTTCTGCCCATCCTACCCTGGTCATGGTCGGGGAAGATGCCCTACTAACCTGTCAGCTCCTCCCTAAGAGGACCACGATGCACATGGAGGTGAGGTGGTACCACTCAGAGCTCAGCACACCTGTGTTTTTGTATCGGGATGGAGCTGAGGTGACGGAGATGCAGATGGAGGAGTACAGAGGCCGGGTAGAGTGGATAGAGGACAACGTTACTGAGGGAAGTGTGGCTCTGAAGATACACAACATCCGGCCATCTGATCATGGGCAGTACTGGTGCCGTTTCCAAGAGGGAAACTATTGTGGAGAAACAAGCTTGCTGCTCAACGTAGCAG GTCTGGGGTCTGACCCTTACATCCACATGGATGGATCTGTGGAAAGCGGACTCCAGCTTGTGTGCACTGCAAAAGGCTGGTTCCCAGAACCTCAGATTTCTTGGCAAGACATCAGGGGAGAAAAGTTGCTGACTATCTCTAAGCATAGCATCCAAGATGAAGATGGCTTGTTCTATGTAGAAAGCACTCTTGTGGTCAGGAATGTCTCTACAGAGATTGTGTCCTGCTTTATCCACAGCCCCACACTCACTGAGGAGAGGGGCTCAGACATCTCCATCCCAG aAAAACTCCAGACAGAGCTGG CTTCCTTAAAAGTGATTGGACCTTCCCAGCCCATCCTTGTCAGAGTGGGAGAAGACATACAATTAACCTGTTCCCTGTCCCCAAAGACTGATGCACAGAGCATGGAGGTGAGGTGGGTGCGATCACACCGTTATCCTGCTGTTTATGTCTATATGGATGGGGACGATGTGGCTGGAGAGCAGATGGCCGAGTATCGAGGGAGGACTGCATTGGTGAGTGATGCTATCAATGAGGGGAGGCTGACCCTGCAGATAAACAATGCCAGGACTTCAGATGATGGGAAGTACCAGTGCCTTTTTGAAAAAGATGGTGTCTACCAGGAGGCTGATTTGGATCTGAAGATCATAG GTTTGGGTTCTTCCCCTCGGATCTCCATGGAGGCACTGAAGGATGGAGAAACAAAGCTGAAGTGCACTTCAGAAGGGTGGTTCCCACAGCCCCATGTGCAATGGAGGGACATGGAAGGAAAGACAATACCATCAGTTTCCCAGGACCTGACTCAAGGCAGCCAGGGCCTGTTCCATGTGGAGGCATTTCTACTGGTCAAAAGCAGCTCTGTTGTGAATGTGACCTGCTCCGTCAGCAACCCCCTTCTTGGTGAGGAGAAAATGAcaactttttctccttcag AGCCTGGGATGACTTTTTCATGGAAGATACTGCTTATTTTGGGATTGCTTCCTCTTGTTGGGGCTGTAGGCTTGATCTGGAGGAAGAGCTGTAGAAAAG AGCCCCAGAAACACCTCCAAGGAAAAC ataaagatttggAAGAAGTCTTAAAATCTTCTGAAGTGTGA